In the genome of Stigmatella aurantiaca, one region contains:
- a CDS encoding Isoquinoline 1-oxidoreductase subunit, translating to MKRLPSLLVMVGAALALAGCKGAARKSEPPEPAPRAGTEAGTNPPLQPVSRFDAITDGKARSVALFKEAGRVITHPRCTNCHPPDGIPRQGLEQRVHVPHVTGGADGHGVPGLPCTACHQVANTRLVGETLQSVPGNPKWALAPVEMAWIGKSLGEICQQLKDPQRNGGHDLEFIHHHMAEDVLVGWGWAPGEGRQPVPGTQKEFGALIRAWIDTGAHCPTP from the coding sequence ATGAAGCGCCTTCCTTCCCTGCTGGTGATGGTGGGCGCGGCCCTGGCGCTGGCGGGCTGCAAGGGCGCGGCGCGGAAGTCCGAGCCCCCGGAGCCCGCGCCCCGGGCGGGGACGGAAGCGGGGACGAATCCTCCGCTCCAGCCCGTGTCGCGCTTCGACGCCATCACGGATGGGAAGGCGCGCTCGGTGGCGCTGTTCAAGGAAGCGGGGCGCGTCATCACCCATCCGCGCTGCACCAACTGCCATCCGCCGGATGGCATCCCCCGGCAGGGCTTGGAGCAGCGCGTGCATGTGCCGCACGTGACGGGCGGGGCCGATGGCCACGGCGTGCCGGGCCTTCCCTGCACCGCCTGCCATCAGGTGGCGAATACCCGGCTGGTGGGGGAGACGCTCCAGAGCGTTCCAGGCAATCCGAAGTGGGCCCTGGCCCCCGTCGAGATGGCGTGGATCGGCAAATCGCTCGGGGAGATCTGCCAGCAGCTCAAGGATCCCCAGCGCAACGGGGGGCATGACCTGGAGTTCATCCACCACCACATGGCCGAGGACGTGCTGGTGGGCTGGGGCTGGGCGCCCGGGGAGGGGCGCCAGCCGGTGCCTGGGACGCAGAAGGAGTTCGGTGCGTTGATCCGGGCGTGGATCGACACCGGCGCCCACTGCCCCACGCCTTAG
- a CDS encoding HipA family kinase has translation MMRTVTATRYVTPLREGGSLPAIVEAEDAGLYVLKFRGAGQGPKALIAELIAGELARAAGLRVPELVFIQLDPVLGRAEPDGEIRDLIKASAGLNLGMDYLPGSITFDPLAGPAPGAAEASGIVCFDAYVTNVDRTPKNPNLLVWHQTLRLIDHGAALYFHHSWEGHLERARSAFAPIKDHVLLPWASELRAAEAHLRERLTPEVLEQVVGLIPDGWLEEAEAGFSSKAEHRAAYVAFLKERLASSAVFIQEAERARAQLV, from the coding sequence ATGATGAGAACGGTCACGGCGACCCGGTATGTGACGCCGCTTCGGGAAGGCGGCTCCCTGCCCGCCATCGTCGAGGCGGAGGACGCGGGGCTCTACGTCTTGAAGTTCCGGGGGGCCGGGCAGGGCCCCAAGGCGCTCATCGCCGAGCTGATTGCCGGCGAGCTGGCGCGGGCGGCCGGGCTGCGGGTGCCGGAGCTGGTCTTCATCCAGCTGGACCCGGTGCTGGGGCGCGCCGAGCCGGACGGGGAGATTCGAGACCTGATCAAGGCGAGCGCCGGGTTGAACCTGGGGATGGATTATCTGCCGGGCTCCATCACGTTTGATCCGCTGGCGGGGCCCGCGCCCGGGGCGGCGGAGGCCTCGGGCATCGTCTGCTTCGATGCGTACGTGACGAACGTGGACCGGACGCCGAAGAACCCGAACCTGCTGGTGTGGCACCAGACGCTCCGGCTCATCGACCACGGGGCCGCGCTGTACTTCCACCATTCGTGGGAGGGGCACCTGGAGCGGGCCCGGAGCGCGTTCGCGCCCATCAAGGACCACGTGCTGCTGCCGTGGGCCTCGGAGCTGCGCGCGGCGGAGGCCCACCTGCGCGAGCGGCTGACGCCCGAGGTGCTGGAGCAGGTGGTGGGGCTGATTCCCGACGGGTGGCTGGAGGAGGCGGAGGCGGGCTTTTCGTCCAAGGCGGAGCACCGGGCCGCCTATGTCGCGTTCCTGAAGGAGCGCCTGGCGTCGAGCGCCGTGTTCATCCAGGAGGCGGAGCGTGCTCGCGCGCAGCTCGTTTGA
- a CDS encoding response regulator: MPILVVEDNDEDFGMLQHAFRNADIPNPVHRCADGEETLEFLSRLGRYPEGEQSLRPGLVLLDLNLPGMDGRQVLEHIKTDAFLKSIPVIVFSTSDNPKDVQSCYQLGSSAYLLKPVDLDRFERMVRLLREFWLEFVVPPLAPNRERRWR, from the coding sequence ATGCCTATCCTGGTGGTCGAGGACAACGACGAGGACTTTGGCATGCTCCAACACGCGTTTCGCAACGCGGACATCCCCAACCCGGTGCACCGGTGTGCGGATGGAGAAGAGACGTTGGAGTTTCTTTCGCGACTGGGGCGTTACCCGGAAGGTGAGCAGTCCCTTCGGCCGGGACTTGTCTTGTTGGATCTCAACCTGCCGGGAATGGATGGGCGCCAGGTGCTGGAGCACATCAAGACCGATGCCTTCTTGAAGAGCATTCCTGTCATTGTCTTTTCCACTTCGGACAACCCGAAGGATGTCCAGAGCTGCTACCAGCTGGGGAGCAGTGCCTACCTGCTCAAGCCCGTGGATCTGGACCGGTTCGAGCGCATGGTGCGGCTCCTGAGGGAGTTCTGGCTGGAGTTCGTCGTCCCGCCCCTGGCGCCAAACCGGGAGAGGCGCTGGCGATGA
- a CDS encoding response regulator has translation MTLRTEVSNLCSVLFVAAEEATLGTAGAILSMHFQVKLATAAEPAIALMDQHHFDVACVDIDMPPRDCGHLLHAASTSRPYMAGILITGDYQSVLRLELQQTRDHFHLLRKPYRPQELTTLIHRAATAAKLKRMAHRLRREPAPLEARMGAGGGLP, from the coding sequence ATGACACTCCGTACGGAGGTTTCCAACCTGTGCAGCGTTCTGTTCGTGGCGGCGGAGGAGGCCACCCTGGGAACGGCCGGGGCCATCCTGTCCATGCACTTCCAGGTCAAGCTCGCCACGGCCGCCGAGCCGGCCATTGCCCTGATGGATCAACACCACTTCGATGTCGCGTGCGTGGACATCGACATGCCCCCGCGCGATTGCGGCCACCTGCTGCACGCGGCCTCCACCAGCCGGCCCTACATGGCCGGCATCCTCATCACCGGGGATTACCAGTCCGTGCTCCGGTTGGAGCTGCAACAGACCCGGGACCACTTCCACCTGCTGCGCAAGCCCTACCGGCCCCAGGAGCTCACCACCCTCATTCACCGCGCGGCCACCGCCGCGAAGCTGAAGCGGATGGCCCACCGCCTGCGGCGTGAGCCCGCTCCTCTGGAGGCGCGCATGGGCGCCGGCGGGGGGCTTCCCTAG
- a CDS encoding DUF3037 domain-containing protein yields the protein MLARSSFDYAIVRVVPRVERGEFLNAGVILYCLTSRFLSAQVALDEQRLRALAPEVDVALVRGHLESIPRICAGGRGSGPIGQLPQKERWHWLVAPRSTILQTSPVHSGLCEEPGRALEHLMERMVR from the coding sequence GTGCTCGCGCGCAGCTCGTTTGATTACGCCATCGTGCGGGTGGTGCCGCGCGTGGAGCGGGGAGAGTTCCTCAATGCAGGGGTCATCCTCTACTGCCTGACGAGCCGCTTCCTGTCGGCCCAGGTGGCGCTGGACGAGCAGCGCCTGCGGGCGCTGGCGCCGGAGGTGGATGTGGCGCTGGTGCGCGGCCACCTGGAGAGCATTCCGCGCATCTGCGCGGGGGGCCGGGGTTCGGGCCCCATCGGGCAGCTTCCCCAGAAGGAGCGGTGGCACTGGCTGGTGGCGCCCCGCAGCACCATTCTCCAGACGTCTCCGGTGCACTCGGGGCTGTGTGAGGAGCCGGGCCGGGCGCTGGAGCACCTGATGGAGCGCATGGTCCGATGA
- a CDS encoding hybrid sensor histidine kinase/response regulator: MTRPSLTLLLVEDSPEDRNTYRSFLQEVGEYSYTFLEEEDAEQALEVCCARPVDCILLDYHLPGMDGLKFLRRLKERAGSHAPPVVMLTGRGNERIATQALKDGAADYLVKSDVTPDSLFRAVRNTLEREQLRRQLQAESAERMRLRVEHQRLAAVVADSSYFIGFASQQGQMQYLNPAGRQMVGVEKEDVTQLKVTDFYGPEEKLLSEEQLTPALQETGRWRGEFRLRNLSTGNTIPVQHDLFFVPDEEGQPVALATLALDISEQKRQEQEAQQRAEFEQYLAGIVGHDLRNPISAITLSAVMVLRRRDLDERMRDALNRILSSAERAHRLIDTTLDFTQARLGGGLRVVRKPLDFQELTQQVVDEVQLNFPEREVEVLHQGRSQGDWDADRMAQVLSNLVTNALRYSPRGTPVRVTTRGEAQAVILEVHNQGPPIPSELLPRLFAPMKRREPSDGASGRSLGLGLFIVDHVIRAHGGSIDVHSDARQGTTFTVRVPRQPPSYAQESSSG, encoded by the coding sequence ATGACGCGGCCCTCATTGACGCTGCTGCTGGTCGAGGACAGCCCCGAGGACCGCAACACCTACCGGTCCTTCCTGCAGGAGGTGGGTGAGTACAGCTACACCTTCCTGGAGGAGGAGGACGCCGAGCAGGCGCTGGAGGTGTGCTGCGCGCGGCCGGTGGACTGCATCCTGCTCGACTACCACCTGCCGGGCATGGATGGCCTGAAGTTCCTGCGGCGGCTGAAGGAACGCGCCGGGAGCCATGCGCCGCCCGTGGTGATGCTGACGGGGCGGGGCAACGAGCGCATCGCCACGCAGGCGCTCAAGGACGGCGCGGCCGACTATCTGGTCAAGTCGGACGTCACCCCCGACAGCCTGTTCCGCGCCGTGCGCAACACGCTGGAGCGGGAGCAGCTCCGGCGCCAGCTCCAGGCCGAGTCCGCCGAGCGCATGCGCCTCCGGGTGGAGCACCAGCGCCTGGCGGCCGTGGTGGCCGACTCCTCGTACTTCATCGGGTTCGCCTCGCAGCAGGGCCAGATGCAGTACCTCAACCCCGCGGGCCGCCAGATGGTGGGGGTGGAGAAGGAGGACGTGACGCAGCTGAAGGTGACCGACTTCTATGGGCCCGAGGAGAAGCTCCTGAGCGAGGAGCAGCTCACGCCCGCCCTTCAGGAGACGGGCCGGTGGCGGGGAGAGTTCCGGCTGCGCAACCTGAGCACGGGCAACACCATTCCCGTCCAGCATGACCTCTTCTTCGTTCCGGACGAAGAGGGCCAGCCCGTGGCGCTGGCCACCCTGGCCCTGGACATCTCCGAGCAGAAGCGCCAGGAGCAGGAGGCCCAGCAGCGGGCGGAGTTCGAGCAGTACCTGGCGGGCATCGTGGGGCACGATCTGCGCAACCCCATCAGCGCCATCACCCTCTCGGCGGTGATGGTGCTGCGCCGCAGGGATCTCGACGAGCGCATGCGCGATGCGCTCAACCGCATCCTGTCCTCGGCCGAGCGCGCGCACCGGCTCATCGACACGACGCTCGACTTCACGCAGGCGCGGCTGGGCGGCGGGCTGCGGGTGGTGCGCAAGCCGCTGGACTTCCAGGAGCTCACCCAGCAGGTGGTGGACGAGGTGCAGCTCAACTTCCCGGAGCGCGAGGTGGAGGTACTCCACCAGGGCCGCAGCCAGGGAGACTGGGATGCGGACCGCATGGCCCAGGTGCTCTCCAACCTGGTGACGAACGCGCTGCGCTACAGCCCGCGGGGAACGCCCGTGCGGGTGACGACGCGCGGCGAGGCGCAGGCGGTCATCCTGGAGGTCCACAACCAGGGGCCGCCCATCCCCTCGGAGCTGCTGCCCCGGCTCTTCGCGCCCATGAAGCGGCGGGAGCCGTCCGACGGGGCCTCCGGACGGAGCCTGGGGCTGGGGCTGTTCATCGTGGACCACGTCATTCGCGCGCACGGGGGCTCCATCGATGTCCACTCGGACGCGCGCCAGGGCACCACCTTCACGGTGCGGGTGCCGCGCCAGCCGCCCTCCTATGCCCAGGAGTCCTCCTCCGGGTAG
- a CDS encoding ATP-binding protein, with protein sequence MSTELARSSPEVDLSNCDREPIHIPGAIQPHGVLLVLSEPELRLTHVSENAPSVLGTPAGQLLGAELGRFIEPSVREPLEAGLRSERLKQLNPLKVVWRVGSVDRFFDGIAHRHQGKLILELEPSAQREPVPFLSFFHGVREGLSRLRDARDLQELCEAVVQEVRNLTGFDRAIIYRFDAEWHGSVLAEARDARADPYLGLRFPASDIPRQARELYQLNGLRIISTIDYQPARVLALPGHEAPLDMSFSVLRSVSPIHLEYLHNMGVQASMSISLMRDGKLWGLISCTHVSGPKYVPYEVRTACEFLGEVMSSLLAVKEGNEDYGQRIRAKSIHASLLERMAREVDFVSELARQEAALLELVHAHGAAIHFHGRTTVLGQAPADEHLSGLIEWLGERTGDGLFCTDRLASEYPEAANFQQVAAGLIAISMSRGRNNFVLWFRPEVVQTVSWGGNPTKPVEVDRGEPRIHPRKSFEQWKETVRGRCLPWKGYEVEAAAELRRSIIDVALQRSEELLKLNTELERSNVELDAFAYAASHDLKEPLRGIHNYTLLALREAGEVLPTGPRERLDTVVRLTQRMESLINSLLHYAQVGRTELLLRETDLNEVVNQVLELLRSRLEEANVEVRIPHPLPPARCDRVRIAEVFTNLITNAIKYNDKAARWVELGAVREGSEARVAYFVRDNGIGIKPEYHETIFRIFKRLHGRDRFGGGTGTGLTIVKRIIERHNGRIWLESTPGQGSAFFFTLAAEMGSPEPAGE encoded by the coding sequence ATGAGCACTGAACTGGCCCGGAGCAGCCCCGAGGTCGATCTCTCCAATTGTGACCGGGAGCCCATCCACATTCCGGGCGCCATCCAGCCGCACGGCGTGCTGCTGGTGCTCAGCGAGCCGGAGCTGCGCCTCACGCACGTGAGCGAGAACGCGCCCAGCGTGCTGGGCACCCCCGCAGGCCAGCTCCTGGGCGCGGAGCTGGGCCGCTTCATCGAGCCCTCGGTGCGCGAGCCCCTGGAGGCGGGGCTGCGCAGTGAGCGGCTCAAGCAGCTCAACCCGCTGAAGGTGGTCTGGCGCGTGGGGAGCGTGGACCGCTTCTTCGACGGCATTGCCCACCGCCACCAGGGCAAGCTCATCCTGGAGCTGGAGCCCTCCGCGCAGCGCGAGCCCGTGCCCTTCCTGAGCTTCTTCCACGGGGTGCGCGAGGGCCTGTCGCGCCTGCGTGACGCGAGGGATCTCCAGGAGCTGTGCGAGGCCGTCGTGCAGGAGGTCCGCAACCTCACCGGCTTCGACCGCGCCATCATCTACCGCTTCGACGCGGAGTGGCATGGCTCGGTGCTGGCCGAGGCCCGGGATGCCCGGGCCGACCCCTACCTGGGGCTGCGCTTTCCCGCCTCGGACATTCCGCGCCAGGCGCGCGAGCTGTATCAGCTCAACGGGCTGCGCATCATCTCCACCATCGATTACCAGCCGGCGCGCGTGCTGGCCCTGCCGGGGCATGAGGCACCGCTGGACATGTCCTTCTCGGTGCTGCGCAGCGTGTCCCCCATCCACCTGGAGTACCTGCACAACATGGGGGTGCAGGCCTCCATGAGCATCTCGCTCATGCGGGACGGCAAGCTCTGGGGGCTCATCTCCTGCACCCACGTCTCCGGGCCCAAGTACGTGCCCTACGAGGTCCGCACCGCGTGCGAGTTCCTCGGCGAGGTGATGTCCAGCCTGCTGGCGGTGAAGGAGGGCAACGAGGACTACGGCCAGCGCATCCGCGCCAAGTCCATTCATGCCTCGCTGCTGGAGCGCATGGCGCGCGAGGTGGACTTCGTCTCGGAGCTGGCCCGCCAGGAGGCCGCGCTGCTGGAGCTGGTCCACGCGCACGGCGCCGCCATCCACTTCCACGGGCGCACGACGGTGCTGGGCCAGGCCCCCGCGGACGAGCACCTCTCCGGCCTCATCGAGTGGCTGGGGGAGCGCACCGGCGATGGGCTGTTCTGCACGGACCGGCTCGCCAGCGAGTACCCCGAGGCCGCGAACTTCCAGCAGGTGGCCGCCGGGCTCATCGCCATCTCCATGTCCCGGGGGCGCAACAACTTCGTGCTCTGGTTCCGCCCGGAGGTGGTGCAGACGGTGAGCTGGGGCGGCAACCCCACGAAGCCCGTGGAGGTGGACAGGGGCGAGCCCCGGATCCACCCGCGCAAGTCCTTCGAGCAGTGGAAGGAGACGGTGCGCGGCCGGTGCCTGCCCTGGAAGGGGTACGAGGTGGAGGCGGCCGCCGAGCTGCGCCGCTCCATCATCGACGTGGCGCTGCAGCGCAGCGAGGAGCTGCTCAAGCTCAACACGGAGCTGGAGCGCAGCAACGTGGAGCTGGATGCGTTCGCGTACGCGGCGAGCCACGACTTGAAGGAGCCCCTGCGCGGCATTCACAACTACACCCTGCTGGCCCTGCGCGAGGCGGGAGAGGTTCTGCCCACCGGCCCCAGGGAGCGGCTGGACACCGTGGTGCGGCTCACCCAGCGCATGGAGAGCCTCATCAACTCGCTCCTGCACTATGCCCAGGTGGGGCGCACCGAGCTGCTGCTGCGGGAGACGGACCTCAACGAGGTGGTGAACCAGGTGCTGGAGCTGCTCCGGTCCCGGCTGGAGGAGGCGAACGTGGAGGTGCGCATCCCCCACCCGCTGCCCCCGGCGCGCTGTGACCGGGTGCGCATCGCGGAGGTGTTCACCAACCTCATCACCAACGCCATCAAGTACAACGACAAGGCCGCGCGGTGGGTGGAGCTGGGGGCGGTGCGGGAGGGGAGCGAGGCGCGCGTGGCCTACTTCGTGCGGGACAACGGCATCGGCATCAAGCCCGAGTACCACGAGACCATCTTCCGCATCTTCAAGCGGCTGCACGGGCGCGACCGCTTCGGCGGCGGCACGGGCACGGGCCTCACCATCGTCAAGCGCATCATCGAGCGGCACAACGGCCGCATCTGGCTGGAGTCCACGCCGGGGCAGGGCTCCGCCTTCTTCTTCACCTTGGCCGCGGAGATGGGGTCCCCGGAGCCTGCCGGTGAATAG
- a CDS encoding sensor histidine kinase produces MHVEREQQATILVVDDQPFELAAVERSLNSLDLQIVKAASGEEALQYLEAREFALILMDVRMPGMDGFEVARLIREHAPHRRVPLIFLSGARREEAAIVRGYASGAVDYLRKPVEPDALRAKVRVFVDLYHERESLRRQENALGERERRVLEARRLQAEEALLESQRTLSMLMGNLPGMVFRCRPDWSLSFISEGCQALTGYSALEFGANPTLWTDLMAAEDVARIAEEAREAFADGRLLTAQYRIRRRDGEPRWMWARSAGVFGPEGALRFIEGFMTDVTEAKMAEAERERLMVGLREAVRLRDEFLSVASHELKTPLTSLSLRVQVMRKEVDGLHVPSGTRNLHKHLESADGQVRRLAALVDSLLDTTRIISGRLSLRREQDVNVADIVRSVVSVFETQAMRVGSAVEVTAPARVLGHWDALRLEQVVTNLLSNALKFGAGRPVRLRLEELGEQVRLTVWDEGIGMDESVRTRLFGRFERGVSDRHYGGLGLGLFITRQVLEAMGGQVSVCSEPGQGATFTVELPRNPPPSKLAGGAPDEH; encoded by the coding sequence TTGCACGTCGAGCGTGAACAGCAAGCCACCATCTTGGTGGTGGATGATCAGCCCTTCGAGCTGGCGGCCGTCGAGCGCTCTCTCAATTCGTTGGATCTCCAAATAGTTAAGGCGGCCTCGGGAGAGGAGGCGCTCCAGTACCTGGAGGCGCGGGAGTTCGCGCTCATCCTGATGGATGTGCGGATGCCGGGGATGGACGGCTTCGAGGTGGCCCGGCTCATCCGGGAGCATGCGCCCCACCGGCGCGTGCCGCTCATCTTCCTGTCCGGCGCGCGGCGGGAGGAGGCGGCCATCGTGCGCGGATACGCGAGCGGCGCGGTGGACTACCTGCGCAAGCCGGTGGAGCCGGACGCCCTGCGCGCCAAGGTGCGGGTCTTCGTGGACCTCTACCACGAGCGTGAGTCCCTCAGACGCCAGGAGAATGCCCTGGGCGAGCGCGAGCGGCGGGTGCTGGAGGCCCGGCGCCTCCAGGCGGAGGAGGCGCTGCTCGAGAGCCAGCGCACGCTGTCGATGCTCATGGGCAACCTGCCCGGCATGGTCTTCCGGTGCCGCCCGGACTGGAGCCTCTCCTTCATCAGCGAGGGCTGCCAGGCGCTCACCGGCTACTCGGCCCTGGAGTTCGGCGCCAACCCCACGCTCTGGACGGACCTCATGGCGGCCGAGGATGTGGCGCGCATCGCCGAGGAGGCGCGGGAGGCGTTCGCGGACGGCCGGCTGCTGACGGCCCAGTACCGCATCCGGCGAAGGGACGGGGAGCCGCGCTGGATGTGGGCCCGGTCCGCGGGGGTCTTCGGCCCGGAGGGTGCGCTGCGGTTCATCGAAGGGTTCATGACGGACGTCACCGAGGCGAAGATGGCGGAGGCGGAGCGGGAGCGGCTCATGGTCGGCCTGCGGGAAGCCGTGCGCCTGCGGGATGAGTTCCTGTCCGTGGCCAGCCACGAGCTGAAGACCCCGCTCACGTCCCTGTCCCTGCGGGTGCAGGTGATGCGCAAGGAGGTGGACGGGCTTCACGTCCCGTCCGGTACGCGGAACCTGCACAAGCACCTGGAGTCCGCAGATGGCCAGGTCCGGCGGCTGGCGGCGCTGGTGGACAGCTTGCTGGACACCACGCGCATCATCAGCGGCCGGCTGTCGCTTCGCCGCGAGCAGGACGTCAACGTGGCGGACATCGTGCGCTCGGTGGTCTCGGTGTTCGAGACCCAGGCGATGCGGGTGGGCAGCGCGGTGGAAGTTACCGCCCCGGCGCGCGTGCTGGGCCACTGGGATGCGCTGCGGCTGGAGCAGGTGGTGACGAACCTGCTGTCCAATGCCCTCAAGTTCGGGGCGGGCCGCCCCGTCCGGCTGCGGCTCGAGGAGCTGGGCGAGCAGGTGCGGCTCACAGTGTGGGACGAGGGCATCGGCATGGACGAGTCGGTGCGCACGCGCCTCTTTGGCCGCTTCGAGCGGGGGGTGTCGGACCGGCACTACGGAGGATTGGGGCTGGGGCTGTTCATCACGCGGCAGGTGCTGGAGGCCATGGGAGGGCAGGTGTCCGTGTGCAGCGAGCCGGGCCAGGGGGCCACCTTCACCGTGGAGCTTCCGCGCAATCCCCCGCCGAGCAAGCTCGCGGGGGGGGCACCGGATGAGCACTGA
- a CDS encoding xanthine dehydrogenase family protein molybdopterin-binding subunit, whose protein sequence is MSTPLNRRTFLQGSLVLAFSLAGPRVLGAPQGPRPLPGSLARNPQLNAWLELGADGSVTLKTGKVELGQGILTALGQICADELDVELSRLTIVSGDTQRSPNEGATAGSMSISQGGLAVRHAAAEVRALLLDMASERLGVPAARLTVKDGIITSGKGSVTYWSLLGGKALEREATGTVKPKPAAARRYTGQSVPRIDLPAKLTGEPSFIQDFRPPHMAHGRVVRAPSYGAVLEEVDVASVERMPGVLRVVRNGNFLGVIASGEWQAIQACAALARGARWKEQAALPMDPYTWLQAQRTQDTVIQKTVRRGEATPVRTLEASYRRPYQLHGAIGPSCAVADWSGEVLTVYTHSQTIFDTTAAIARMLGLPEEAVHGKHLPGSGCYGHNGADDVAADAALLAHALPGRPVRVQWSRQDEHTQEPYGSAMVTKVRASLAPNGDVLDWAYELWSNPHSTRPSGNPGNLLAGRSLEKPFAMPVPRNGGPPNYAADRNAIPLYAFPGQRVTTHLVTQMPLRVSSHRGLGAYANVFSIESFMDELAHAAGVDPIEYRLRQLQDARAQAVIRKAAERFGWSAFERKPQRGRGIGFARYKNLASYCAVCLEVLIEPGSQAIRVVRAVLAADAGEIVNPDGIRNQLEGGLIQSLSWSLKEAVQHDGRRILSRDWSSYPILSFSEVPPVEIELIDRAGEPFLGAGEAAQGPTAAALANAVFDATGLRLRELPLTPERLKAAASP, encoded by the coding sequence ATGAGCACGCCCCTGAACCGCCGCACCTTCCTGCAGGGCTCGCTGGTGCTGGCGTTCTCCCTGGCGGGCCCGCGCGTCCTGGGCGCGCCCCAGGGGCCCAGGCCGCTCCCCGGCAGCCTCGCGAGGAATCCCCAGCTCAACGCCTGGCTGGAGCTGGGCGCGGACGGCTCCGTCACGTTGAAGACAGGCAAGGTGGAGCTGGGCCAGGGCATCCTGACCGCCCTCGGGCAGATCTGCGCGGATGAGCTGGATGTCGAGCTGTCGCGGCTGACGATCGTCTCCGGCGATACCCAGCGCTCGCCCAACGAGGGTGCCACCGCAGGCAGCATGTCCATCTCCCAGGGTGGCCTGGCGGTGCGTCACGCCGCGGCCGAGGTCCGCGCCCTCCTCCTGGACATGGCCAGCGAGCGGCTGGGCGTCCCGGCCGCGCGGCTGACCGTGAAGGACGGGATCATCACTTCGGGAAAAGGCTCTGTCACCTACTGGAGCCTGCTCGGGGGAAAGGCGCTGGAGCGCGAGGCCACCGGCACCGTGAAGCCCAAGCCCGCCGCCGCGCGCCGGTACACCGGCCAGTCCGTGCCCCGCATCGACCTGCCCGCCAAGCTCACGGGTGAGCCCAGCTTCATCCAGGACTTCCGGCCTCCCCACATGGCCCATGGCCGGGTGGTCCGCGCTCCGTCCTATGGCGCGGTCCTGGAGGAGGTGGATGTGGCGTCCGTGGAGCGCATGCCCGGCGTGCTGCGCGTGGTGCGAAATGGCAACTTCCTGGGCGTCATCGCCTCTGGGGAGTGGCAGGCCATCCAGGCCTGCGCTGCCCTCGCGCGAGGCGCCCGGTGGAAGGAGCAGGCTGCCCTTCCCATGGACCCTTACACCTGGCTGCAGGCGCAGCGCACCCAGGACACGGTCATCCAGAAGACCGTGCGCAGGGGGGAGGCCACCCCGGTGCGGACCCTGGAGGCCAGCTACCGCCGCCCCTACCAGCTCCATGGCGCCATCGGTCCCTCCTGCGCGGTGGCGGACTGGAGCGGCGAAGTCCTGACCGTCTACACGCACAGCCAGACCATCTTCGACACCACCGCCGCGATCGCGCGGATGCTTGGCCTTCCGGAAGAAGCGGTGCACGGCAAGCACCTGCCCGGCTCGGGGTGCTATGGCCACAACGGGGCGGATGACGTGGCGGCGGATGCCGCGCTCCTGGCCCATGCCCTGCCCGGCCGCCCGGTCCGGGTCCAGTGGTCACGCCAGGACGAACACACGCAGGAGCCTTACGGCTCCGCCATGGTCACGAAGGTCCGCGCCAGCCTGGCGCCCAATGGCGACGTGCTCGACTGGGCCTATGAGCTCTGGTCCAACCCCCACTCCACCCGGCCCAGCGGCAACCCTGGCAACCTGCTCGCGGGCCGCTCCCTGGAGAAGCCCTTCGCCATGCCGGTCCCGAGGAATGGGGGACCGCCCAACTACGCCGCCGACCGGAACGCCATCCCGCTCTACGCGTTTCCCGGCCAGCGCGTCACCACGCACCTGGTGACCCAGATGCCCCTGCGCGTCTCCTCGCACCGGGGGCTCGGCGCCTACGCCAACGTCTTCTCCATCGAGTCCTTCATGGACGAGCTGGCCCATGCGGCCGGGGTGGACCCCATCGAGTACCGGCTCCGCCAGCTCCAGGACGCGCGCGCCCAGGCCGTCATCCGCAAGGCGGCGGAGCGGTTCGGCTGGTCCGCGTTCGAGCGGAAGCCCCAGCGGGGACGCGGCATCGGCTTCGCGCGTTACAAGAACCTCGCGAGCTACTGCGCCGTCTGCCTGGAGGTCCTCATCGAGCCCGGCAGCCAGGCCATCCGGGTGGTGCGCGCCGTGCTGGCCGCCGACGCGGGCGAAATCGTCAACCCGGATGGGATTCGCAACCAGCTCGAAGGAGGGCTGATCCAATCCCTGAGCTGGAGCCTGAAGGAGGCCGTCCAGCACGACGGCCGCCGCATCCTCTCCCGCGACTGGAGCAGCTACCCCATCCTCTCCTTCTCGGAAGTACCTCCCGTGGAGATCGAACTCATCGACCGCGCTGGAGAGCCCTTCCTGGGGGCCGGTGAGGCCGCGCAAGGCCCCACGGCCGCGGCCCTGGCCAACGCCGTCTTCGATGCCACGGGCCTCCGGCTCCGGGAGCTTCCCCTCACCCCCGAGCGGCTGAAGGCAGCCGCTTCCCCCTAA